One part of the Candidatus Mancarchaeum acidiphilum genome encodes these proteins:
- a CDS encoding PadR family transcriptional regulator: MEEKDENEDREDIEEDSHQGMGKGSKGMMGGKHRGMCGHGPHGMMGHSCHLGFRGLKYLILKVAKEKEISGSQIISIVNEITEGRMKPSPGNVYPALKELESLGYLKKREEDNTKYYSITDKGIDLLKDSELPIWYKLKGNMDSQTSEYLNKYAISSELDKLQYEATYLQESSAVIKADEELSKKVKDIIKRLSSITES; this comes from the coding sequence ATGGAAGAAAAAGATGAAAACGAAGATAGAGAAGATATTGAAGAGGATTCCCATCAGGGCATGGGAAAAGGCAGTAAGGGGATGATGGGCGGAAAGCATAGAGGAATGTGTGGGCATGGACCACATGGAATGATGGGACACAGTTGCCATTTAGGTTTTAGGGGACTTAAGTACCTTATACTAAAAGTAGCCAAAGAAAAAGAGATTAGTGGGTCCCAGATAATAAGTATAGTAAATGAGATAACAGAAGGCAGAATGAAGCCATCCCCTGGAAATGTTTACCCTGCATTGAAGGAACTTGAGAGCTTGGGATATCTTAAGAAAAGAGAAGAGGATAATACAAAGTATTATTCTATAACAGACAAGGGCATAGATTTGTTAAAGGATTCGGAATTGCCTATTTGGTACAAGTTAAAAGGCAATATGGATTCACAGACTTCGGAGTACTTGAACAAATATGCAATAAGCTCTGAACTGGACAAATTGCAGTATGAAGCAACTTATTTGCAGGAAAGCTCTGCTGTGATTAAGGCAGATGAAGAATTGTCCAAAAAGGTCAAGGATATAATAAAAAGGCTAAGCTCTATAAC
- a CDS encoding peroxiredoxin — MDDVNFSMPLIGEKFPELDVETTAGKMKLPDSFNGHWFMLFSHPGDFTPVCTTEFFSFSKRNDDFNKLNTQLIGLSVDSVVSHIAWIKWIEENLKIKVPFPIIGDSMGKVAKRLGMIHAESSSSTVRAVFLVDDKGILRLILYYPLEMGRSVDELLRVIKGLQMADKYKAAMPANWPDNEIIGDKVLNPVPHNIEDADKAMADHKGYAWWLTYKELPANEVEEAKNLDKPGKDESSPVPQ; from the coding sequence ATGGATGATGTAAATTTTAGTATGCCTCTTATAGGAGAAAAATTTCCGGAGTTGGATGTTGAAACGACCGCAGGAAAGATGAAGCTTCCTGATTCATTTAATGGCCACTGGTTTATGCTATTTTCGCATCCTGGAGATTTTACCCCAGTATGCACTACGGAGTTCTTTTCTTTTTCTAAAAGAAATGACGATTTCAATAAGCTTAATACACAGCTTATAGGTTTGTCCGTAGATAGTGTTGTAAGTCATATAGCTTGGATAAAATGGATTGAAGAAAACCTTAAAATAAAAGTTCCATTCCCTATAATAGGGGATTCTATGGGAAAGGTTGCTAAAAGACTTGGCATGATACACGCAGAATCCTCTTCATCGACGGTAAGAGCAGTATTCTTGGTAGACGATAAAGGAATATTGAGATTGATATTATATTACCCATTGGAGATGGGAAGGAGCGTAGATGAGCTTCTGAGAGTAATAAAGGGGCTTCAGATGGCTGACAAGTATAAAGCAGCAATGCCTGCAAATTGGCCTGATAACGAGATAATAGGGGACAAGGTGCTTAATCCGGTTCCTCACAATATTGAGGATGCAGATAAGGCAATGGCAGATCACAAGGGATATGCTTGGTGGCTCACTTATAAGGAGCTTCCTGCAAATGAAGTAGAAGAAGCTAAAAATCTAGATAAGCCTGGAAAGGATGAAAGTTCTCCTGTACCTCAGTAA
- a CDS encoding stage II sporulation protein M, with the protein MVVIDNSKLHKRKNNKTPNKRSQSKKNQNNTIRTSKWKYTPKVKINKKALNHDKEVSENIKLKDIAIKVFVIEVIILFVFSAVPISKSYQSKLVSSFNSLAGPIYNQSYPMMVYSIASHNLEVATSELIPVIGPAEFVLSSSITAITAETLGKSENASVPGPLLMFGLFLLPDTWIELIAYSAAVAESIMLLLAILKKTFKHEVKRAVYVWVFIVIDLFVAASLESGALVLKNVVYLMMLWIPAFIIVGLFLVIAKKLRIFTYSKISNRRLQKS; encoded by the coding sequence TTGGTCGTTATAGATAATTCAAAACTCCATAAGCGCAAGAATAACAAGACTCCTAATAAAAGAAGCCAGTCTAAAAAAAATCAAAACAATACCATAAGAACCTCAAAATGGAAATACACACCAAAAGTAAAAATAAATAAAAAGGCATTAAACCACGATAAAGAGGTATCGGAGAATATAAAGCTTAAAGATATAGCGATAAAGGTATTTGTAATAGAAGTAATAATTCTTTTTGTATTTAGTGCTGTTCCTATATCAAAATCTTATCAGAGTAAGCTAGTTTCATCATTTAATTCATTAGCAGGCCCAATATACAACCAGTCTTATCCAATGATGGTATATAGCATAGCATCACACAATCTAGAGGTTGCCACATCTGAGCTTATCCCGGTAATAGGTCCTGCAGAGTTTGTATTATCATCTTCCATTACTGCAATAACCGCAGAAACATTGGGCAAGTCTGAGAATGCGTCAGTTCCAGGGCCTTTGCTGATGTTCGGACTATTCCTTTTGCCGGATACTTGGATAGAATTAATTGCATATTCCGCAGCTGTCGCAGAAAGCATAATGCTTCTGCTTGCTATATTAAAAAAGACCTTCAAGCATGAGGTTAAGCGTGCTGTGTATGTATGGGTATTTATAGTAATAGACCTCTTTGTTGCAGCAAGCCTTGAATCTGGAGCTTTAGTGCTTAAAAATGTGGTCTACCTAATGATGCTTTGGATACCGGCATTTATCATAGTGGGATTATTCTTAGTTATAGCTAAAAAACTAAGAATATTCACGTATTCAAAGATAAGCAATCGGAGATTACAGAAATCTTGA
- a CDS encoding ATP-binding protein, which produces MLKINIGEGFDLNAQIVMTGRGCVIGQSGSGKSYLVGVISEELCRNNLPFIIIDTEGEYRNLKSRFDAIWVSSDKASDLNFEVNYSGLLRKSIDDSIPIIFDVSDESDSSGLVSKVLNKLYELETEIHKPYLVIVEEADKFAPQVVRSKEMNIIEELSVRGRKRGIGLLIATQRPANVSKNVLSQCSYGFIGRMTIQNDINAIDILLEDEENKKILTRLNVGEFVSFGLGFNGMVRVKEREIRHMGETPPLSVQRKISSFDDIINDIRKSEGLVQKEVESIKADEPKKVQYKKEDEDIIEVQIMDSRYTIDDARKFAESKANSITNLLHKYEIESIKKIYLPAIYSKLHIPTKDNSTVKEGYSLIAFNDYIIKIDKESLEMYKMPKLNYKKSALTPQESSLLYSLRGYKKATPKKISELSGSEEKESKHMLNHLVDEGILDFDGKYYSLPPIENSYFYIPISFNSSFISSNDIAGSIKPSEAYKKIGLIFAGCKIEKSDTVYMPFFKATFRRKNKIKTMLMDPIAFKDRYNEFKNFV; this is translated from the coding sequence ATGCTTAAGATAAACATTGGAGAGGGATTTGATCTTAATGCCCAGATAGTTATGACTGGCAGAGGTTGTGTAATAGGACAAAGCGGATCGGGAAAGTCCTACCTTGTTGGAGTAATATCAGAGGAACTTTGCAGAAACAACCTACCATTTATTATAATAGACACCGAAGGCGAATACCGTAACCTGAAGAGCAGATTTGATGCCATATGGGTAAGCAGCGACAAGGCATCTGACCTAAATTTTGAAGTAAACTATAGCGGTCTCCTTAGGAAGAGCATAGACGACTCTATTCCTATAATATTTGATGTATCTGATGAAAGCGATAGCTCTGGCCTTGTTTCAAAGGTACTTAACAAGCTTTACGAACTTGAAACTGAGATACACAAACCTTATTTGGTTATTGTAGAAGAAGCAGACAAGTTTGCCCCACAAGTGGTAAGATCAAAGGAAATGAATATAATAGAAGAGCTTAGCGTTAGAGGAAGGAAAAGGGGAATAGGCTTGCTTATAGCTACACAAAGGCCTGCAAACGTCAGCAAGAACGTACTTTCACAATGTTCCTATGGATTTATAGGACGCATGACTATACAGAATGATATAAATGCAATAGATATACTTTTGGAGGATGAAGAAAACAAGAAAATACTGACAAGGCTAAATGTAGGTGAATTCGTATCATTTGGGCTGGGATTTAATGGCATGGTAAGAGTAAAAGAGCGTGAGATAAGGCACATGGGAGAAACACCACCACTTTCAGTACAAAGAAAGATAAGCAGTTTTGATGACATAATAAACGATATAAGAAAGTCGGAAGGATTAGTCCAAAAAGAGGTAGAATCAATTAAGGCAGACGAGCCAAAAAAGGTTCAGTACAAGAAAGAAGATGAAGATATAATTGAAGTTCAAATTATGGATTCAAGATATACAATTGATGATGCAAGGAAGTTTGCAGAAAGCAAGGCGAACAGCATAACAAATTTACTGCATAAATATGAAATAGAGTCGATAAAGAAGATATACTTGCCTGCAATCTACTCAAAGCTGCACATACCTACCAAGGACAATTCTACAGTAAAAGAAGGTTACAGCTTGATCGCATTTAACGATTATATAATAAAGATAGACAAGGAAAGTTTGGAAATGTACAAAATGCCAAAATTAAATTATAAAAAGTCGGCATTAACCCCTCAAGAAAGTTCGTTGCTTTACAGCCTTAGAGGATACAAGAAGGCAACACCTAAAAAGATCTCAGAACTGAGCGGATCAGAAGAAAAAGAATCAAAGCATATGCTTAACCATTTGGTTGATGAGGGAATTTTGGATTTTGATGGCAAATACTACAGCCTGCCACCTATTGAAAATTCCTATTTCTATATTCCAATATCATTCAACAGTTCTTTTATAAGTTCAAACGATATAGCGGGCAGCATAAAGCCTAGTGAAGCATACAAAAAGATAGGACTTATATTTGCAGGATGCAAGATTGAAAAGTCTGATACAGTTTATATGCCATTTTTCAAGGCAACATTCAGGAGAAAAAATAAGATAAAAACAATGCTAATGGACCCCATCGCGTTTAAAGATAGGTATAACGAATTCAAAAACTTTGTATGA
- a CDS encoding DNA-directed DNA polymerase gives MEDNEKPYGNYVDGALLDIDYVIPEENKAWIRFSVKGTDGKNYLFYDKKFVPYFYFIPDTKIGVEEIKKLKAQAGGQIKVPSRVEKETKALFGKPTAVFKVVTDIPTDVSAFADSFKKFGRCYEYDIPFGRRYLIDNNIIPLINYRFYLKDDDLVKVEPLEDKKSEVKLNYLCFDIETYNPHGMSRPEVDPVIMISYSYHSNDSDGNGVITTKKVNLPYVTYVEKEEQLFSEFENLLDKLDIDIVTGYNSATFDVRYMLDRAKALKIKFNMARYKDRETRIERYGLAEKVRIAGRVHVDTYLVVKFIAVVGAAEYILKLDNFKLKTVYDAVSGDTKHNVEKLDIWKLWDNGGEDLLELTKYNLSDSESLRKVYETFIPIMIELTRTTGNVLSDIAVSTTGQMVEFMLMRYAQEFGELIPNKPSSEDIRKRAMEPVVGAYVVTPEPGIYSNIAIFDFRGLYPSIIISHNIDPSSICDGSNENYCKDVYESPTGTKFSKTRKSIMPTILLILINQRAEVKKLYKLDKDNILLGSRSQALKIVSNSFYGYMGYIRSRWYSRECAGSVTAYGREYIHKLKDLAESKGFKVIYGDTDSIMFLLGNKTKDDAMKFLSDYNATLPEGMNLELEDFYTRGVFVGKKIQKGTTGAKKKYAMLSESGKIKIRGFELVRRDWSKVARDTQLKVLNEILKEGDAKKAVDIVRDVIAKIREGNMPIKEFAIITQLRKSIKNYTSKSPELVAAKKAIDQGLKTEDDLKDSVITYVITKDGASISDKASLLEFAKSYDPEYYINHQILPATLKILKELGYDEDYIKNLGTQKKL, from the coding sequence TTGGAAGATAATGAAAAGCCTTATGGTAATTATGTCGACGGTGCGCTGCTGGATATAGACTACGTAATTCCCGAAGAAAATAAGGCTTGGATAAGGTTTTCCGTAAAAGGTACAGATGGCAAGAATTACTTGTTTTATGATAAAAAATTTGTTCCTTACTTTTACTTTATACCTGATACCAAAATAGGGGTTGAAGAGATAAAAAAGTTAAAAGCCCAAGCAGGCGGACAGATAAAGGTGCCTTCAAGAGTGGAGAAAGAGACAAAGGCTTTATTTGGAAAGCCAACAGCCGTATTTAAAGTAGTAACGGATATACCTACAGATGTATCCGCTTTTGCTGATTCTTTCAAAAAGTTTGGGAGATGCTATGAATATGATATACCATTTGGCAGGAGATACCTAATAGACAATAACATAATCCCACTTATCAATTACAGGTTTTACCTTAAAGATGACGACTTGGTCAAAGTGGAGCCATTAGAAGACAAGAAATCAGAGGTAAAACTGAATTACCTTTGCTTTGATATAGAAACTTATAACCCTCATGGGATGTCAAGGCCCGAAGTTGACCCTGTGATAATGATAAGCTATAGCTACCATTCAAATGATTCTGATGGAAATGGTGTCATAACCACAAAGAAGGTAAACCTACCTTATGTAACATATGTTGAGAAGGAAGAGCAGCTCTTTTCAGAATTTGAAAATCTGTTGGACAAGCTTGACATAGATATAGTTACAGGTTATAACTCGGCCACATTTGATGTCAGGTACATGCTTGACAGAGCCAAGGCGCTGAAAATAAAATTCAATATGGCAAGGTACAAGGACAGAGAAACAAGGATAGAAAGATATGGACTGGCAGAGAAAGTAAGGATTGCGGGGAGAGTGCATGTTGACACATACTTGGTTGTAAAGTTCATAGCAGTTGTAGGGGCGGCTGAATATATACTTAAATTGGACAACTTCAAGCTAAAAACAGTATACGATGCAGTATCAGGAGACACAAAGCACAATGTTGAGAAATTAGACATATGGAAGTTATGGGACAATGGAGGAGAGGATCTTTTAGAGCTTACAAAGTATAATCTAAGCGATTCGGAATCGCTCAGGAAGGTCTATGAAACATTCATACCTATAATGATAGAGCTTACAAGGACTACAGGCAATGTGCTCTCAGACATAGCTGTCTCAACAACAGGGCAGATGGTCGAATTTATGCTGATGAGATATGCACAGGAATTCGGGGAGCTCATACCAAACAAGCCAAGCTCAGAGGATATACGCAAGAGAGCCATGGAGCCGGTGGTAGGTGCATATGTGGTTACCCCCGAACCTGGAATATACTCAAATATTGCAATATTTGATTTTAGAGGATTATACCCATCAATCATAATATCCCATAATATAGACCCTTCATCCATATGCGATGGCAGCAATGAGAATTATTGCAAGGACGTATATGAATCTCCAACAGGCACCAAGTTTTCGAAGACTAGAAAAAGTATAATGCCAACAATACTACTTATACTGATAAACCAAAGGGCTGAAGTAAAGAAGCTTTACAAGCTGGACAAAGACAACATACTCCTTGGATCAAGGTCGCAGGCGCTTAAAATAGTATCAAATTCATTTTACGGTTATATGGGTTACATAAGATCTAGGTGGTACTCAAGGGAATGTGCTGGCAGCGTCACAGCATACGGAAGGGAATACATACACAAGCTGAAGGATTTGGCCGAAAGCAAAGGGTTTAAGGTAATATATGGTGATACCGATTCGATAATGTTCCTTTTAGGCAATAAAACCAAGGACGATGCGATGAAGTTCCTTTCAGATTATAATGCCACATTGCCCGAAGGAATGAACTTGGAGCTTGAGGATTTCTATACAAGAGGCGTATTTGTAGGCAAGAAGATCCAAAAGGGCACCACAGGGGCAAAGAAGAAATACGCGATGCTGTCAGAAAGCGGCAAGATAAAGATTAGGGGATTCGAATTGGTGCGCAGGGACTGGTCAAAGGTAGCACGCGATACACAGCTTAAAGTTTTAAACGAGATACTAAAGGAAGGAGACGCAAAGAAAGCAGTAGACATAGTCCGGGATGTCATAGCAAAGATAAGAGAAGGCAATATGCCAATAAAAGAATTTGCAATAATCACGCAGCTTAGAAAGTCCATAAAAAATTATACGTCCAAATCCCCAGAGCTCGTAGCAGCAAAGAAAGCAATAGACCAAGGATTGAAGACAGAAGACGATTTAAAGGATTCCGTGATAACTTACGTGATAACAAAGGACGGTGCATCAATATCAGATAAGGCTTCCCTGCTGGAATTTGCAAAGAGCTATGACCCTGAATATTACATAAACCACCAGATACTCCCAGCCACGCTGAAGATATTGAAGGAGCTTGGCTATGATGAGGATTACATCAAGAACCTCGGCACGCAGAAGAAACTTTAA
- a CDS encoding Zn-ribbon domain-containing OB-fold protein, which yields MKEPMYNYREDSEKLNFVGNECSKCHKVYFPKRKVCKDCGSTEMTDKKLSGNGEIYSYTRIMVPPEDFSDKVSYYAVVAKLDEGPKVSGILVDSGILPKIGLKVNPVLRLMKKDKETGLPRYQMKFEIFG from the coding sequence ATGAAAGAACCGATGTATAATTACAGGGAGGACAGCGAAAAGCTTAATTTCGTTGGCAATGAATGCAGCAAATGCCACAAGGTTTACTTCCCGAAGAGGAAAGTATGCAAGGATTGTGGAAGCACCGAGATGACCGATAAGAAACTGTCAGGTAATGGTGAAATTTACTCTTATACTCGGATAATGGTACCTCCCGAAGATTTTAGCGACAAGGTTAGCTATTACGCTGTTGTTGCGAAGCTTGATGAAGGACCAAAGGTAAGCGGCATTCTTGTGGATTCCGGAATTCTGCCTAAGATAGGGCTAAAGGTGAATCCTGTACTTAGGCTTATGAAAAAGGACAAGGAAACTGGATTACCAAGGTACCAAATGAAATTTGAGATTTTTGGTTAA
- a CDS encoding thiolase domain-containing protein, with amino-acid sequence MRKVAIVGVGLTKFGERYDASLRNLVSEAGIASFQDAGMSNKDIDALYVGNMASGRLTEQEHVGALVADELALSNVPALKVENACASGGTAFRQAYIAVASGMHDRVMALGIEKMTDVSTSEATTGLGGAGDKSWELDDGITFPGLYALMARRHMHDYGTTEEQMASVAVKNHANAYKNKYAHFHKIISIDDVMKSKMIADPLKLYDCSPISDGSASLIMVPADDAKKYTDTPIIISGSAQASDTLRLADRDDITSIKAARIAAEKAYSQARIKPSDVNVAEVHDCFTIAEIMAMEDLGFYKKGEAAKAIFDGETGLNGRISVNTSGGLKGCGHPVGATGIKQAVEIVWQLRGEAEGRQVSNAMIGLTHNVGGSGSTAVVNILKRGD; translated from the coding sequence TTGAGAAAGGTTGCTATAGTTGGAGTAGGGTTGACAAAGTTCGGTGAGAGGTACGATGCAAGCTTAAGGAATCTTGTATCCGAAGCAGGCATTGCCTCCTTCCAAGATGCAGGCATGTCAAACAAGGACATAGATGCGCTTTATGTTGGTAATATGGCATCTGGAAGACTTACCGAGCAGGAGCATGTGGGAGCATTGGTTGCCGATGAACTGGCACTTTCAAACGTGCCCGCATTGAAAGTCGAAAACGCATGCGCAAGCGGAGGGACGGCATTCAGGCAGGCTTATATTGCAGTTGCAAGCGGCATGCACGACAGGGTAATGGCATTGGGAATAGAGAAGATGACAGATGTTTCGACTTCGGAAGCAACTACTGGGTTGGGTGGGGCCGGAGACAAAAGCTGGGAGCTGGATGACGGGATAACTTTTCCAGGATTATATGCGCTGATGGCAAGAAGGCACATGCATGACTACGGAACAACAGAGGAGCAGATGGCGTCTGTAGCAGTTAAGAACCATGCCAATGCTTACAAGAACAAGTATGCGCACTTTCACAAGATCATAAGCATAGACGATGTGATGAAATCGAAGATGATAGCCGACCCTTTGAAGCTGTACGACTGCTCCCCTATATCTGACGGATCTGCTTCGCTGATAATGGTGCCTGCTGATGATGCGAAGAAGTACACTGATACTCCCATAATAATATCCGGAAGCGCACAGGCAAGCGACACTCTTAGGCTTGCTGACAGGGATGATATAACAAGCATAAAGGCTGCAAGGATAGCAGCAGAAAAAGCTTATTCCCAAGCAAGGATAAAGCCTTCGGATGTAAATGTGGCAGAAGTTCACGACTGCTTTACTATAGCAGAGATAATGGCAATGGAGGATTTGGGATTTTACAAGAAAGGGGAGGCAGCAAAAGCAATATTTGACGGAGAAACTGGATTGAACGGAAGGATATCGGTAAACACCAGCGGTGGCTTGAAAGGCTGCGGCCATCCTGTAGGCGCTACGGGGATAAAGCAGGCAGTTGAGATTGTATGGCAGCTTAGGGGAGAAGCGGAGGGCAGGCAGGTGAGTAATGCAATGATAGGTCTTACCCACAATGTAGGGGGAAGCGGAAGCACTGCAGTGGTGAATATACTTAAAAGAGGGGATTGA
- a CDS encoding hydroxymethylglutaryl-CoA synthase family protein — MASIVSYGTYIPKSKIRITDIAASWNASGSEMEKSTGMIEKAFASEDEDLLTMSFESANAAIDSFHDKGNGDIDGILIGFDSDVEKGMEISPALISALNLDNGILASDIGPSHKSATTSIILMDGLIDSGLVKSGLVVAAGNLIGKEGEASGYRGSSASNSFILSKSDEGIADILGFYSFNSDVKDEWSIKSGEKMLSFSSGRFGSQLGYANHISKAVSGLFGKLGLKASDFKQVIFSQANTGQMLNTAKQLGFTSEQLEANSILKNTGDSGSTAEMVALANALESSDSGDLILLSSYSQGFGSDAIAIKVNKKSNPKNSVRSMLDGGRYLNYFDYLKSRKARIEW; from the coding sequence ATGGCTAGCATAGTCAGTTACGGTACTTATATACCAAAGAGCAAAATAAGGATAACGGATATAGCTGCATCCTGGAATGCATCTGGAAGCGAGATGGAAAAATCAACAGGAATGATCGAAAAGGCGTTTGCATCAGAAGATGAAGACCTGCTTACGATGTCATTTGAATCTGCGAATGCTGCTATTGATTCTTTTCACGATAAAGGAAATGGAGACATAGACGGGATTTTAATAGGGTTTGACTCAGATGTTGAAAAAGGTATGGAGATCTCTCCTGCTCTTATAAGTGCGCTTAATCTGGACAATGGCATTTTGGCTTCCGATATAGGCCCATCGCATAAATCCGCAACAACAAGCATAATCCTAATGGATGGGTTGATTGATTCTGGATTGGTAAAGTCCGGATTGGTTGTTGCAGCGGGAAACCTTATTGGAAAAGAAGGCGAAGCTAGCGGATACAGAGGATCATCAGCGAGCAATTCGTTCATATTATCAAAATCAGATGAAGGAATTGCAGATATCTTGGGATTTTACTCGTTCAACTCTGATGTCAAGGATGAATGGTCCATAAAGTCCGGAGAAAAGATGCTTAGTTTTTCATCTGGCAGATTTGGCTCGCAATTGGGATATGCAAACCATATATCAAAGGCGGTTTCGGGATTATTTGGCAAGCTTGGGCTTAAAGCTTCGGACTTCAAGCAAGTAATATTCAGCCAAGCGAACACTGGACAGATGCTTAACACTGCAAAGCAGCTTGGCTTTACCTCGGAGCAGCTTGAAGCAAATTCGATATTGAAGAACACAGGAGATTCGGGATCTACCGCGGAGATGGTTGCACTTGCAAATGCCTTGGAGTCATCCGATTCGGGTGACCTTATATTATTGTCTTCTTATTCGCAGGGATTTGGAAGCGATGCTATAGCTATAAAGGTAAACAAAAAGTCAAATCCAAAGAATAGTGTAAGAAGCATGCTTGATGGTGGCAGGTACCTTAATTATTTTGATTACTTAAAGAGCAGAAAGGCAAGGATTGAATGGTGA
- a CDS encoding cob(I)yrinic acid a,c-diamide adenosyltransferase, translating to MPKYYTGLGDNEISTIGGSSLSKSDSLLEIIGNLDELNSKLGTLMAFINSDSDSIYELDDINIKEMLLKVQNKIFSINAEFISTVNPIFKPKNLISESDTKELESNISILSSKFPDLKTFVLPGGSIQGALTDEARTLCRRCERSIAKKFDYNSIINRSIFSYVNRLSSLLFVLELYINHKKGSQPIPPKY from the coding sequence ATGCCGAAATATTATACAGGTTTAGGGGATAATGAAATCTCAACCATTGGAGGCTCAAGTTTAAGCAAATCCGATAGCCTTTTAGAAATAATCGGAAATTTGGATGAGTTAAACTCTAAATTAGGCACACTTATGGCATTTATAAATTCAGATTCGGATAGCATCTATGAGCTTGACGATATTAATATAAAGGAAATGCTGTTGAAAGTGCAGAACAAGATCTTCTCGATAAATGCCGAGTTCATAAGCACAGTAAATCCAATTTTCAAGCCAAAGAATTTAATTTCAGAATCCGATACAAAAGAGCTCGAATCCAATATCAGCATTTTGTCTTCAAAATTCCCAGATCTTAAAACTTTTGTTCTACCTGGAGGAAGCATACAGGGAGCATTGACAGATGAGGCAAGGACATTATGCAGAAGATGCGAAAGATCGATAGCAAAGAAATTTGATTATAATTCAATAATAAACCGCAGTATATTTTCATATGTAAACAGACTGTCTTCACTGCTGTTTGTATTAGAGCTTTACATAAATCACAAGAAGGGAAGCCAACCAATTCCTCCAAAATACTGA
- a CDS encoding HPP family protein, whose amino-acid sequence MVQRARRKENSSKRLKRRLTPAVLAGATLAILVLLLEYFRIDLLYGIGTSAIIFTSFASSIFIMFITPNSRAAKAGKFVKSYLLAAIVGYIGGFATIILPLFVVAGIVIFVLIVLMILTYSEHPPAAAIAFAFVLSHIGLAGIAIIIIGIAIVLALRFFLEKSIFEFERKIEKIEKDL is encoded by the coding sequence ATGGTGCAGCGGGCAAGGAGGAAGGAGAATTCAAGCAAAAGGCTCAAAAGAAGACTGACCCCCGCAGTGCTTGCTGGCGCAACCCTCGCTATATTGGTGCTCCTGCTCGAATATTTCAGGATAGATCTTCTTTATGGAATTGGAACTTCGGCAATAATATTTACTTCGTTTGCAAGCAGCATATTCATAATGTTCATAACGCCAAATTCAAGGGCAGCAAAGGCCGGCAAGTTTGTAAAGAGCTATCTGCTTGCGGCAATTGTTGGCTATATCGGGGGATTTGCAACAATCATACTTCCATTGTTTGTAGTTGCAGGAATAGTGATATTTGTATTGATAGTGCTTATGATATTGACTTATAGCGAGCATCCACCAGCTGCAGCAATAGCCTTTGCATTTGTATTATCGCATATTGGGTTGGCAGGGATAGCAATAATAATTATTGGCATAGCAATTGTATTGGCGCTTAGATTTTTCCTTGAGAAAAGCATCTTTGAGTTTGAGCGCAAAATAGAAAAAATTGAAAAGGACCTATAA
- a CDS encoding sugar phosphate nucleotidyltransferase: protein MTAAGMGTRMAPFTKVCAKALVPIFSKADGKIEVAPIIDELARNFRQIGIKDIGAVVYKDDSNLIKHLEGNGISLFYQNERHGFGHAVLMAKGFSEKDPFILNAEDGILSSGYDSAIKVFEKVNPEALLILRKVPNPQRYGIVEVNDESEIEGHKVYKIKGAEEKPSSPKSDMAIVASYIFTPKIFEALEKASSGESLELTDGISWLIKNNYKVYGMVLNNDEIWLNIGDPQSYYETLKYTFEK from the coding sequence ATAACAGCTGCGGGAATGGGCACGAGAATGGCTCCATTTACGAAGGTTTGTGCCAAAGCCCTTGTGCCTATATTTTCAAAGGCAGATGGCAAAATTGAAGTCGCCCCTATAATAGACGAATTGGCAAGAAATTTTAGGCAAATCGGGATAAAGGACATTGGAGCTGTAGTATACAAGGACGATAGCAATCTTATAAAGCACCTCGAAGGAAATGGCATTTCGCTGTTCTACCAAAATGAAAGGCATGGCTTTGGCCATGCAGTGCTGATGGCAAAAGGTTTCTCCGAAAAAGATCCTTTTATATTGAATGCTGAAGATGGGATACTGAGCAGTGGATATGATTCAGCGATTAAGGTATTTGAAAAAGTAAATCCGGAGGCTTTGCTGATCTTAAGGAAAGTACCTAATCCCCAAAGATATGGGATAGTGGAGGTTAACGACGAATCAGAAATAGAAGGTCACAAAGTTTATAAAATAAAAGGCGCAGAGGAGAAGCCAAGCAGCCCTAAGTCTGACATGGCAATTGTCGCATCTTACATATTTACCCCCAAAATATTTGAGGCGCTTGAGAAGGCGAGCAGCGGTGAGTCCCTTGAGCTTACTGATGGTATATCCTGGCTTATCAAAAACAATTACAAGGTTTATGGGATGGTTCTCAATAATGATGAGATATGGCTTAATATAGGAGACCCGCAAAGCTACTATGAAACATTGAAATACACTTTCGAAAAGTAA